One stretch of Armatimonadota bacterium DNA includes these proteins:
- a CDS encoding Xaa-Pro peptidase family protein, with amino-acid sequence MRSDLERLMAERGYEALVGMGGDEDPNLFYLMRGAPIHAGAIYIHRRGGSPVLCHGTMERGEAEKTGLRTRNLGLYNFKQLLEEAGGDLLRAQVALLRRVFEEEGVKGRVLFFGQMDRGAAYLLLRAIAEGIPEIEVVGEYDRPLVTVARMTKEPEEVEAIRRTGQATQRVVRKVEDLLRTLRPSGERLVGSHGEPVTIGEVKRRIQVWLAEEGLVDTGTILSQGREAGLPHSRGEDDQFLRPGEPIVLDIFPRPAGGGYCFDMTRTWVVGEPSERLRRVYRDVLDCYRAVVEALRPGIPCRELQQRACAFFEERGHPTVGSDPTTQVGYVHSLGHGVGLEVHELPRLADYPGNEDVLEPGMVFTLEPGLYYPEEGIGVRLEDTWALDQEGRPVNLCGYPMELVISGGGA; translated from the coding sequence GTGCGATCGGACCTCGAACGGCTCATGGCGGAGCGGGGGTACGAGGCCCTGGTGGGGATGGGCGGGGATGAGGACCCGAATCTGTTCTACCTGATGCGGGGGGCGCCCATCCACGCGGGGGCCATCTACATCCACCGGCGGGGAGGGTCACCGGTCCTGTGCCACGGCACCATGGAACGCGGGGAGGCGGAAAAGACGGGACTAAGGACCCGCAATCTCGGCCTCTACAATTTCAAGCAGCTGCTGGAGGAGGCGGGCGGGGATCTCCTGCGGGCCCAGGTGGCCCTGCTGCGGAGGGTCTTTGAAGAGGAGGGGGTCAAGGGCCGGGTCCTCTTCTTCGGGCAGATGGATCGGGGAGCCGCCTACCTGCTGCTCCGGGCCATCGCGGAAGGGATCCCGGAGATCGAGGTGGTGGGGGAGTACGATCGGCCCCTTGTGACCGTGGCCCGCATGACCAAGGAGCCAGAGGAGGTGGAGGCCATCCGTCGCACCGGGCAAGCCACCCAACGGGTAGTGCGGAAGGTAGAGGACCTCCTCCGCACCCTCCGGCCGAGCGGGGAGCGGCTGGTGGGGTCCCATGGGGAGCCCGTGACCATCGGGGAGGTGAAGCGCCGGATCCAGGTGTGGCTCGCGGAGGAGGGACTTGTGGACACCGGGACCATCCTCTCCCAGGGGCGGGAGGCGGGGTTACCGCACTCCCGAGGGGAAGACGACCAGTTCCTCCGGCCCGGAGAGCCCATCGTGCTGGACATCTTCCCCAGGCCCGCGGGAGGCGGGTACTGCTTTGACATGACCCGCACCTGGGTGGTGGGAGAACCCTCCGAGCGGCTGCGGCGGGTGTACCGGGACGTGCTGGACTGTTACCGGGCGGTGGTGGAGGCCCTGCGCCCTGGGATTCCCTGCCGGGAACTGCAGCAGCGGGCGTGTGCCTTCTTCGAAGAGAGGGGGCATCCCACCGTGGGATCGGATCCCACCACGCAGGTGGGTTACGTCCACTCCCTGGGCCACGGGGTTGGGCTCGAGGTCCACGAACTCCCCCGGCTTGCGGACTACCCGGGGAACGAGGACGTCCTGGAGCCGGGGATGGTGTTCACCCTGGAGCCCGGGCTGTACTACCCCGAGGAGGGCATCGGGGTCCGGCTGGAGGATACCTGGGCATTGGATCAGGAGGGCCGACCCGTGAACCTCTGCGGATATCCCATGGAGCTCGTGATCTCCGGAGGGGGCGCGTGA
- a CDS encoding CocE/NonD family hydrolase, with the protein MLGIRQLRDVPVPMRDGLNLAANVYLPDREGSYPVIMAFTSFGKDRMWGPHDPLWGVAYEPWSATLTGTTAFEAEDPEFWVRNGYALVIVDPRGFGRSPGRRAAAESAGGTAVGVVRDGLWARDMYDAVQWAGQQPWSNGKVGLSGVSILGFSQWRVAAMAPPHLKAICPWEAMTDVYRDVMYPGGIPETRFTRRGYRGPEPSPAWPAPEHEDPPAPMPMEEDDFLARITVPALICGTWADHGAHTRGSFRAFRKIRSPHKWLYTHGRQKWATFYTVEATATRLLFFDCFLKGTDRRILETPPVRLEVREDLHRYFVRYERDFPIPGTLYRPFYLTGNGTLQPERPAEEAEVTYEAASGCARFDHRFERDTEVVGYMKLRLWVSPRDADDMDLFVTVRKLDREGREVWFDSDLAPERWPVALGWLRLSCRELDPEKSTPWEPYPKSVVDGKAKVAPGSIVDCEIPILPSATLFRAGEVLRLEISGRYRNGEDPGIFMDYRETVNRGRHSLYLGGKWEAYLLVPITREA; encoded by the coding sequence ATGCTGGGAATCCGGCAGCTGCGGGACGTCCCCGTCCCCATGCGGGACGGGCTGAATTTGGCGGCCAACGTCTACCTCCCGGACCGGGAGGGCTCCTACCCCGTGATCATGGCCTTCACGAGCTTCGGGAAGGACCGGATGTGGGGACCCCACGATCCCCTCTGGGGCGTGGCCTACGAGCCCTGGTCCGCGACCCTCACCGGCACCACCGCCTTCGAGGCGGAGGACCCAGAGTTCTGGGTGCGCAACGGGTACGCCCTCGTGATCGTGGATCCCCGGGGATTCGGCCGATCCCCGGGCCGGAGGGCGGCGGCGGAGAGCGCAGGCGGGACCGCGGTGGGCGTGGTCCGGGACGGGCTGTGGGCCCGGGACATGTATGACGCCGTCCAGTGGGCTGGCCAGCAGCCGTGGAGCAACGGAAAGGTGGGCCTCAGCGGGGTCTCCATCCTCGGGTTCAGCCAGTGGCGGGTGGCCGCCATGGCTCCGCCGCACCTCAAGGCCATCTGCCCGTGGGAGGCCATGACGGACGTGTACCGGGACGTGATGTACCCGGGAGGGATCCCCGAGACCCGGTTCACCCGTCGGGGATACCGGGGGCCCGAGCCTTCCCCCGCTTGGCCCGCCCCGGAGCACGAGGACCCGCCGGCCCCCATGCCCATGGAGGAGGACGACTTCCTGGCCCGGATCACGGTTCCCGCCCTCATCTGCGGGACCTGGGCGGACCACGGGGCGCACACCCGGGGATCCTTCCGGGCCTTCCGGAAGATCCGCTCCCCCCATAAGTGGCTGTATACCCACGGCCGGCAGAAGTGGGCCACCTTCTACACCGTGGAGGCCACGGCTACCCGTCTCCTCTTCTTCGACTGCTTCCTCAAGGGCACGGACCGCCGGATCCTGGAGACTCCACCCGTGCGTCTGGAGGTGCGGGAGGACCTCCACCGGTACTTCGTGCGGTACGAGCGGGACTTCCCGATCCCCGGGACCCTCTACCGCCCCTTCTACCTCACGGGCAACGGGACCCTGCAGCCCGAGCGGCCCGCGGAGGAGGCGGAGGTCACCTACGAGGCGGCCTCCGGGTGTGCTCGGTTCGACCACCGGTTTGAGCGGGACACGGAGGTGGTGGGGTACATGAAGCTGCGGTTGTGGGTGAGCCCCAGGGACGCGGACGACATGGACCTCTTCGTGACCGTGCGGAAGTTGGACCGGGAGGGGCGGGAGGTATGGTTCGACAGCGACCTCGCGCCCGAGCGCTGGCCGGTGGCCCTGGGGTGGCTGCGGCTCTCGTGCCGGGAGCTGGATCCGGAGAAGTCCACCCCGTGGGAGCCGTACCCCAAGTCCGTGGTGGATGGGAAGGCGAAGGTGGCGCCGGGCAGCATCGTGGACTGCGAGATCCCCATCCTGCCCAGCGCCACCTTGTTCCGGGCCGGGGAAGTCCTTCGCCTGGAGATCTCCGGCCGCTACCGCAACGGGGAGGACCCCGGGATCTTCATGGACTACCGGGAGACGGTGAACCGGGGGCGGCACAGCCTCTACCTGGGAGGAAAGTGGGAGGCGTACCTGCTCGTGCCCATCACCCGGGAAGCCTAG
- a CDS encoding ABC transporter substrate-binding protein yields MSTVSMPSVMPVLEPLVWVDRLGRVHPGLAERWEISPDLSSLTLFLRRGVRFHDGTEFNAEAVRWNLERQIQAKRLPWVRAVRAVDRYRVRLELAEWDNRILSALSGPEGLVVSPASVERQGVEGARWNPVGTGPFRLVRFERGVGMRYRRFEGYWQPGKPYLDEIEYAFIEDLQTVRAAFLAGRLDVINVGPIPDIGYSLVQMGYPSITGRVSPNLLLPDSANPSSPFADPRVRMATWLALDREGIARALGYGRYRAEYQVAAFPSREYDPAIQGPKHDPEQARRMLAEAGYSQGFRTELTYPTGRMPDVMAAIQHQLGQVGIRVELRPLSPGGYVERIQRGWNGLLAYALVYQADLIDTLGTHFFGPFAFASWKRPAGLEQAYREARKTRAPEVAKMRRLNRLLTREADLIPVVHSGAMYVLQRYVRDTYHLQWKGLLWRPSEAWLDR; encoded by the coding sequence ATGTCCACGGTCTCCATGCCCTCCGTGATGCCCGTCCTGGAGCCTCTGGTGTGGGTGGACCGGCTCGGAAGGGTTCACCCGGGGCTTGCGGAGCGGTGGGAGATCAGCCCGGATCTCTCCAGCCTCACCCTCTTCCTCCGAAGGGGGGTGCGGTTCCACGACGGGACGGAGTTCAACGCGGAGGCGGTCCGGTGGAACCTGGAACGCCAGATCCAGGCAAAGCGGCTGCCCTGGGTGCGGGCGGTGCGGGCCGTGGACCGGTATCGGGTGCGGCTGGAGCTCGCGGAGTGGGACAACCGCATCCTCAGCGCCCTCTCGGGGCCGGAGGGGCTTGTGGTCTCGCCCGCCTCCGTGGAGCGGCAGGGGGTGGAGGGAGCCCGGTGGAACCCGGTGGGCACGGGGCCCTTCCGGCTCGTGCGGTTCGAGCGCGGGGTAGGGATGCGGTACCGCCGGTTCGAGGGGTACTGGCAGCCCGGGAAACCCTACCTGGACGAGATCGAGTACGCCTTCATCGAGGACCTTCAGACGGTACGGGCCGCTTTCCTCGCGGGCCGGCTGGACGTGATCAACGTGGGACCCATCCCGGATATCGGCTACTCCCTCGTGCAGATGGGGTATCCCTCCATCACCGGCCGGGTCTCCCCCAACCTCCTCCTCCCCGACAGCGCAAATCCCTCAAGCCCCTTCGCGGATCCGCGGGTGCGCATGGCCACCTGGCTTGCCCTGGACCGGGAGGGGATTGCCCGGGCCCTGGGCTACGGACGCTACCGGGCGGAGTACCAGGTCGCGGCGTTTCCATCCCGGGAGTACGACCCCGCGATCCAGGGGCCGAAGCACGACCCGGAGCAGGCGAGGCGTATGCTCGCGGAGGCGGGATACTCACAGGGGTTCCGGACCGAGCTCACCTATCCCACAGGCCGCATGCCGGACGTGATGGCCGCCATCCAGCACCAGCTGGGACAGGTGGGGATCCGGGTAGAGCTCCGGCCCCTCTCCCCGGGCGGGTACGTGGAGCGGATCCAGCGGGGGTGGAACGGGCTTCTCGCCTACGCCCTCGTGTACCAGGCCGACCTCATCGACACCCTCGGCACTCACTTCTTCGGCCCCTTCGCCTTCGCCAGCTGGAAGCGGCCTGCGGGCCTAGAACAGGCCTACCGGGAAGCCCGGAAGACCCGGGCTCCGGAGGTGGCGAAGATGCGACGGCTCAACCGGTTGCTCACCCGGGAGGCGGACCTGATCCCCGTGGTGCACTCCGGCGCCATGTACGTGCTGCAGCGGTACGTCCGGGACACCTACCACCTCCAGTGGAAGGGGCTGCTGTGGCGGCCCTCAGAGGCCTGGCTGGACCGGTGA
- a CDS encoding HDIG domain-containing protein, translating into MNREEAWELVCAWVQSPNLRKHLLAVEAAMRAYARRFGEDDEAWGIVGLLHDLDYERHPSLQEHPFVAAEELRRRGVPEAWVRAVLAHGDHTGVRRETLMERALFACDEMVGFVIAVALVKGKSLANVDPESVRRKMKDRAFARGVRREDLVRGAEELGIPLEEHIAMVVEALRPIAQELGLEG; encoded by the coding sequence GTGAACCGGGAAGAGGCGTGGGAGCTCGTGTGCGCGTGGGTGCAGAGTCCGAACCTGCGTAAGCACCTCCTCGCGGTGGAAGCCGCCATGCGGGCATACGCCCGGAGGTTCGGGGAGGATGATGAGGCTTGGGGAATCGTGGGCCTCCTCCACGACCTCGACTACGAGCGCCACCCCTCCCTGCAGGAGCACCCCTTCGTGGCCGCGGAGGAGCTGCGGCGGAGGGGAGTCCCGGAGGCGTGGGTGCGGGCCGTTCTGGCCCACGGAGACCACACCGGGGTAAGGCGGGAGACCCTCATGGAGCGGGCCCTGTTTGCCTGCGACGAGATGGTGGGGTTCGTGATCGCGGTGGCCCTGGTGAAGGGGAAGTCCTTGGCGAACGTAGACCCGGAGTCCGTGCGCCGGAAGATGAAGGATCGGGCCTTCGCCCGGGGGGTGCGGCGGGAGGACCTGGTGCGGGGTGCGGAGGAGCTGGGGATTCCCCTCGAGGAGCACATCGCCATGGTGGTGGAGGCCCTCCGGCCCATCGCCCAGGAGCTGGGGCTAGAGGGGTAA
- a CDS encoding acetoacetate--CoA ligase: protein MAQRLWEPSAERRAQAELTRFARWIGERYGRDLRTFEELHAWSVDFPEEFWGGIWGFYGIREHTPHRAVVEDFHRFPGARWFVGSRLNYAENALRRRDGKPALVFHSEQGDTRTYTFHEAAQTAEALAASLAEEGIGEGDVVAGYLPNIPEGVLALLAASAIGAVWCVCGTDLGVPATLDRLGQLDPKILFTVDRYVYRGKVYDNLERVAELGKALPSLRRIVVVPYAGETLPRLLPEKAVPWSEFLGRTPRVPFAFRPVEASHPHIVLFTSGVTGRPKCVIHSVAGTLSAHLKTLGLQLDTRAGDRVLFLSSPTWMVWNVQPSSLILGATVVLYDGAPLHPDAEVIWRLVDREGVNLLGCGATFLLACMEAGASPRRTCRLTTLRSMFQSGSALPAEGFQYVYEHLKEDLFFNSGLGGTDVQMGILEGTPWQPVYAGQIAGPALGVKANVYDEEGRPVMGEPGELVVERPFPSVPLGLWGDENGERFRATYFGKYPGVWRHGDYVQKDPATGGFIPLGRSDFVLKPSGVRIGPAEIYSVLARIPEVRDCLVVGQKWRGDERIVLFVAPREGLRLTEELAERIRTKLRQEASPRHVPARILEVPDIPYTLNLKRAEGAVWRIVNGGEVPPQLRGALANPEVLSVYERLAREELNR, encoded by the coding sequence GTGGCGCAGCGACTGTGGGAGCCCTCCGCGGAGCGCAGGGCCCAGGCGGAGCTCACCCGATTTGCGCGATGGATCGGGGAGCGGTACGGGCGGGATCTGAGGACCTTCGAGGAACTCCACGCGTGGTCCGTGGACTTCCCCGAGGAGTTCTGGGGGGGGATCTGGGGGTTCTACGGGATCCGGGAGCACACCCCGCACCGAGCGGTGGTGGAGGACTTCCACCGGTTCCCAGGAGCCCGGTGGTTCGTGGGATCCCGGTTGAACTACGCGGAGAACGCCCTGCGCCGCCGCGACGGGAAGCCCGCCTTGGTGTTCCACAGCGAGCAGGGGGACACCCGTACCTACACCTTCCACGAAGCCGCCCAAACGGCAGAAGCCCTTGCCGCAAGCCTCGCGGAAGAGGGGATCGGGGAGGGGGACGTGGTGGCCGGCTACCTCCCCAACATCCCCGAGGGGGTCCTGGCCCTCCTCGCCGCCTCCGCGATCGGCGCGGTGTGGTGCGTGTGCGGTACAGACCTCGGGGTGCCCGCCACCCTGGACCGGCTGGGGCAGTTGGATCCCAAGATCCTCTTCACCGTGGATCGTTACGTCTACCGCGGGAAGGTCTACGACAACCTCGAGCGGGTGGCGGAACTCGGCAAGGCGCTTCCCTCCCTCCGCCGGATCGTGGTGGTTCCCTACGCCGGGGAAACCCTGCCCCGGCTCCTCCCAGAGAAGGCGGTCCCGTGGTCGGAGTTCCTCGGACGAACACCCCGGGTGCCCTTCGCTTTCCGGCCCGTGGAGGCCTCTCACCCCCACATCGTCCTGTTTACCTCCGGGGTCACGGGCCGGCCCAAGTGCGTGATCCACAGCGTGGCCGGAACCCTCTCCGCCCACCTCAAGACCCTCGGCCTCCAGCTGGACACCCGGGCCGGAGACCGGGTGCTGTTCCTCTCGAGCCCCACGTGGATGGTGTGGAACGTGCAACCGAGTAGCCTCATCCTGGGGGCCACCGTGGTCCTCTACGACGGAGCACCCCTCCATCCGGACGCGGAGGTGATCTGGCGCCTGGTGGATCGGGAGGGGGTGAACCTGCTGGGCTGCGGGGCCACCTTCCTCCTCGCGTGCATGGAGGCCGGCGCGAGCCCCCGCCGAACCTGTCGGCTCACGACCCTGCGGTCCATGTTCCAGAGCGGATCTGCTCTCCCCGCGGAGGGCTTCCAGTACGTGTACGAGCACCTCAAGGAGGATCTCTTCTTCAACTCGGGGCTCGGGGGGACGGACGTGCAGATGGGGATCCTGGAAGGAACCCCGTGGCAACCGGTGTACGCGGGGCAGATCGCGGGGCCGGCCCTGGGCGTGAAGGCGAACGTCTACGACGAGGAGGGGAGGCCCGTGATGGGCGAGCCCGGGGAACTCGTGGTGGAGCGGCCCTTCCCCAGCGTCCCCCTGGGCCTTTGGGGAGACGAGAACGGGGAGCGGTTCCGGGCCACCTATTTTGGCAAGTACCCGGGGGTCTGGCGGCACGGGGACTACGTCCAGAAGGATCCCGCCACGGGCGGCTTCATCCCCCTCGGCCGCAGCGACTTCGTCCTCAAGCCCTCCGGGGTCCGCATCGGGCCCGCGGAGATCTACTCCGTGCTCGCGCGGATCCCGGAGGTGCGGGACTGCCTCGTGGTAGGGCAGAAGTGGAGGGGGGACGAGCGCATCGTGCTGTTCGTGGCCCCGCGGGAAGGCCTCCGGCTCACGGAGGAACTCGCGGAGCGCATCCGCACCAAGCTCCGCCAGGAGGCAAGCCCCCGCCACGTCCCTGCCAGGATCCTTGAGGTCCCCGACATTCCCTACACCCTGAACCTCAAGCGGGCGGAGGGGGCCGTGTGGCGGATCGTGAACGGCGGAGAGGTCCCTCCCCAGCTGCGGGGGGCCTTGGCGAACCCCGAGGTGCTCTCCGTTTACGAACGCCTCGCCCGGGAGGAGCTGAACCGGTAA
- a CDS encoding ParB/RepB/Spo0J family partition protein, whose protein sequence is MAERQKRGLGRGLGALIPGAGGGDRGEPVELLPVDRIRPSRIQPRREIAQESLEDLVASVRAHGVLQPVLVRPVGGEYELVAGERRWRAAVLAGLKQIPALVRPLSDAQALQVALVENLQREDLNPVERARAFHRLLNEFGLTQRQVAEAVGLSQPAVANALRLLTLPEPVLRSLEEGRLTEAHGRLLLTVEDPVVRERLWRAALEEGLSVRALQERIAREDRRRSKAPRASRLDPDLEAVLEALREKLGTQVRLRQGRRKGVLEIEFYSEEDLARLCDLLLGGSG, encoded by the coding sequence ATGGCTGAGCGGCAGAAAAGGGGGCTCGGGAGAGGGCTTGGGGCCCTGATCCCGGGGGCCGGAGGGGGCGATCGTGGGGAGCCCGTGGAGCTTTTGCCCGTGGATCGGATCCGGCCGAGCCGGATCCAGCCCCGTCGGGAGATCGCCCAGGAATCCCTGGAAGACCTCGTGGCCTCCGTCCGGGCGCACGGCGTCCTGCAGCCCGTGCTCGTGCGGCCCGTGGGAGGGGAGTACGAGCTCGTGGCCGGGGAGCGGCGGTGGCGGGCCGCGGTCCTGGCAGGCCTGAAGCAGATCCCGGCCCTGGTGCGTCCCCTCTCGGACGCCCAGGCCCTCCAGGTGGCCCTCGTGGAGAACCTCCAGCGGGAGGATCTGAACCCCGTGGAGCGGGCCCGAGCCTTTCACCGGCTGCTGAACGAGTTCGGGCTCACCCAGCGGCAGGTGGCGGAGGCGGTGGGCCTGAGCCAGCCCGCGGTGGCCAATGCCCTGCGGCTGCTGACCCTCCCCGAGCCCGTGCTCCGCAGCCTCGAGGAGGGAAGGCTCACGGAGGCCCACGGCCGGCTGCTCCTGACGGTAGAGGATCCCGTGGTCCGGGAGCGGTTGTGGCGGGCTGCCCTAGAGGAGGGGCTGTCGGTGCGGGCCCTTCAAGAGCGCATCGCCCGGGAGGACCGAAGGCGCTCCAAGGCCCCCAGAGCCAGTCGCCTGGACCCCGACCTGGAGGCGGTACTGGAGGCCTTGCGGGAAAAGCTAGGGACCCAGGTGCGGCTCCGGCAGGGACGCCGCAAGGGGGTCTTGGAGATCGAGTTCTACTCCGAGGAGGACCTGGCCCGGCTCTGCGACCTCCTCCTGGGAGGATCCGGCTAG
- a CDS encoding glycosyltransferase has protein sequence MTAREHLARLTMLLAAFGGVVYLTWRALYTFNPQALWFSLPLWAAEVSGWVEMALFFFMAWRLTDRKDLPPAPPGLSVDVFVPTYDEPLWLLRRTLLGVKGIRYPHETYVLDDGSRPEVAELARELGCRYFARPTREHAKAGNLNYGLRHSRGEFIAVLDADHVPVPEFLDRLLGYFTDERVAFVQAPQEFYNVDSYQHWVDPRTGLTWHEQALFFRVIQPGKDRLNSAFYCGSPAVLRRRALEEVGGFAVESVTEDILTSLRLHRRGWKSVYHNETLAYGVAPASGRAYLRQRLRWGQGAMQVLRLDNPLLGPGLTLSQRLSYLASLITWFEGWRKLVYYLCPPVFLLTGVLPIRTLDLPFLLLWTGYHGAMAVAFRLASRGYGSLLRAEKFAMARFATYIRATFALLSRRPPEFEVTPKGRAESLSAWILLPQAGVLAINAAGLLLGAVGSWNGGSLPLAYAVNALWAAVHTALAAWAIAHLWSHRERRTHYRLTANLPVRCRLGEKEVIGVLLDCHEAGASLLLPEPVAVPARDGRIRIRLAEGWPASSMELLGRPVWIRRTPEGTVLGVRFEEETALSGRFLSTILLVTHRAFLAAHPGPAGWGERPEWRALREPREPRPSASALAWNAKEVWAVGWERPWGWNLWAPYLPAVGTVVRIRPWARGVGELARVVEIQAIPLADELVGHSLFRARVERAAPGLLAAARAS, from the coding sequence ATGACGGCTCGGGAACATCTTGCACGGCTTACGATGCTCCTCGCCGCCTTCGGCGGGGTGGTCTACCTTACGTGGCGGGCTTTGTACACGTTCAATCCCCAAGCCCTGTGGTTCTCCCTGCCCCTGTGGGCTGCGGAGGTCTCGGGGTGGGTGGAGATGGCCCTGTTCTTCTTCATGGCATGGCGGCTCACGGACCGGAAAGATCTGCCTCCGGCGCCTCCGGGGCTTTCCGTGGACGTCTTCGTGCCCACCTACGACGAACCTCTCTGGCTGCTGCGCCGCACGCTCCTGGGCGTGAAGGGCATCCGCTACCCCCACGAGACCTACGTGCTGGACGACGGGAGCCGTCCGGAGGTGGCGGAGCTGGCCCGGGAGCTGGGGTGTCGCTACTTCGCCCGTCCCACGCGCGAGCACGCCAAGGCGGGAAACCTCAATTACGGCCTCCGGCACTCCCGAGGAGAGTTCATCGCGGTGCTGGACGCGGACCACGTCCCGGTGCCGGAGTTCCTGGACCGGCTCCTGGGCTACTTCACGGACGAGCGGGTGGCCTTCGTACAGGCTCCGCAGGAGTTCTACAATGTGGATTCCTACCAGCACTGGGTGGACCCGCGGACCGGCCTCACCTGGCACGAGCAGGCCTTGTTCTTCCGGGTGATCCAGCCGGGGAAGGACCGGCTCAACTCCGCCTTCTACTGCGGATCGCCCGCGGTGCTGCGGCGCAGGGCGCTCGAGGAGGTCGGGGGGTTCGCGGTGGAGTCCGTGACGGAGGACATCCTCACCTCCCTGCGCCTGCACCGCCGAGGCTGGAAGTCCGTCTACCACAACGAGACCCTGGCCTACGGGGTCGCGCCCGCCTCCGGCCGCGCCTACCTGCGGCAGCGGCTCCGATGGGGACAAGGGGCCATGCAGGTCCTCCGCCTGGACAACCCCCTTTTGGGCCCTGGGCTTACCCTCTCCCAGCGACTGAGTTACCTCGCTTCCCTCATCACCTGGTTCGAAGGGTGGCGCAAGTTGGTGTACTACCTCTGCCCGCCCGTCTTCCTCCTCACGGGCGTCCTGCCCATCCGCACCCTCGACCTCCCCTTCCTCCTACTCTGGACGGGGTACCACGGGGCCATGGCGGTGGCCTTCCGCCTGGCAAGCCGGGGCTATGGCTCCCTCCTCCGAGCGGAGAAGTTCGCCATGGCCCGGTTCGCCACTTACATCCGGGCCACCTTCGCCCTCCTCTCCCGCCGCCCGCCGGAGTTCGAGGTGACCCCGAAGGGACGGGCAGAATCCCTCTCCGCCTGGATCCTCCTGCCCCAGGCGGGCGTACTCGCCATCAACGCCGCGGGGCTCCTCCTCGGCGCGGTCGGATCTTGGAACGGCGGGAGTCTTCCCCTCGCGTACGCGGTGAACGCCCTTTGGGCGGCCGTGCACACCGCCCTCGCGGCCTGGGCCATCGCCCACCTGTGGTCCCACCGCGAGCGCCGCACCCACTACCGGCTCACCGCAAACCTGCCCGTGCGATGCCGGTTGGGGGAGAAGGAAGTGATCGGGGTGCTTCTGGACTGCCACGAGGCAGGGGCTTCTCTCCTTCTCCCCGAGCCCGTGGCGGTCCCCGCCCGGGACGGCCGGATCCGGATCCGCCTCGCGGAGGGATGGCCCGCCTCCTCAATGGAGCTTCTCGGCAGGCCGGTTTGGATCCGCCGTACCCCGGAGGGAACGGTTCTGGGCGTCCGGTTCGAAGAGGAGACGGCCCTCTCCGGGAGGTTTCTCTCCACCATCCTCCTGGTAACCCACCGGGCCTTCCTCGCGGCCCACCCGGGGCCCGCGGGGTGGGGCGAACGGCCCGAGTGGAGGGCCCTCCGGGAGCCCCGGGAGCCGCGTCCCTCCGCCTCCGCCCTCGCGTGGAACGCCAAGGAGGTCTGGGCCGTGGGATGGGAGCGGCCATGGGGGTGGAACCTGTGGGCCCCGTACCTCCCTGCCGTGGGAACCGTGGTCCGAATCCGGCCGTGGGCGCGGGGAGTTGGGGAGCTCGCCCGGGTGGTGGAAATCCAGGCCATCCCGCTCGCGGATGAGCTCGTGGGCCACAGCCTCTTCCGGGCACGGGTGGAGCGGGCTGCACCGGGTCTTTTGGCCGCGGCCCGGGCGAGCTAG
- a CDS encoding ParA family protein produces MAVVLAVVNQKGGVGKSTTALNLSAALARRGRKVLLVDMDPQGNATSGLGIPKDRLRASVYDVLLRRLPLRAVLLPTAVGGLEVAPSTVELAGAEVELAVEEDRAERLREALEGLRDRYDLVVVDCPPSLGLLTLNALVAADRALLPIQCEYYALEGLSLLLRTLELVRGSLNPQLRLGGVVLTMYDPRTNLSEQVAREVRAFFGEEVFRTVIPRTVRLAEAPSHGQPIFLYDPHSRGALAYEALAEEVAWRLWREERDG; encoded by the coding sequence ATGGCGGTGGTGCTGGCGGTGGTGAACCAGAAAGGGGGGGTGGGGAAGTCCACCACTGCCCTCAACCTCTCCGCGGCCCTGGCCCGCAGGGGTCGCAAGGTCCTGCTGGTGGACATGGACCCCCAGGGGAATGCCACGAGCGGCCTCGGCATCCCCAAGGACCGGCTCCGGGCCTCCGTCTACGACGTCCTCCTCCGGCGCCTTCCCCTCCGGGCCGTCCTCCTGCCCACCGCGGTGGGAGGGCTGGAGGTGGCTCCCAGCACCGTGGAGCTCGCGGGCGCGGAGGTGGAGCTCGCGGTGGAGGAGGACCGCGCGGAGAGGCTCCGGGAGGCCCTGGAAGGTCTGCGGGACCGCTACGACCTCGTGGTGGTGGATTGCCCCCCCTCCCTGGGACTTCTGACCCTCAACGCCCTGGTGGCCGCGGACCGGGCCCTACTGCCCATCCAGTGCGAGTACTACGCCCTCGAGGGCCTCTCCTTGCTCCTGCGCACCCTGGAGCTTGTCCGGGGATCCCTGAACCCCCAGCTCCGCCTGGGAGGGGTGGTGCTCACCATGTACGACCCGCGCACAAACCTCAGCGAGCAGGTAGCCCGGGAGGTCCGGGCCTTCTTCGGGGAGGAGGTCTTCCGAACCGTGATCCCTCGCACGGTGCGGCTCGCGGAGGCTCCAAGCCACGGGCAGCCCATCTTCCTGTACGATCCGCATTCCCGGGGTGCCCTGGCCTATGAGGCCCTGGCGGAGGAGGTGGCGTGGCGGCTTTGGAGGGAGGAGAGGGATGGCTGA